One Tamlana carrageenivorans genomic region harbors:
- a CDS encoding M23 family metallopeptidase codes for MAETKKKQKRRIRKLLDKYRLVILNENTFEERLSFKLTRLNVFVMGSLVAVFFISVTYLIIALTPLREYIPGYSSTALKKKATELSYKTDSLQQVILMNDRYYSSIKKVLTGDVSQVDFNRDSIINAVKIEASEVDLNPIAEDSILRQKVDKEDKYNLFESATSSTNFVLFPPVSGAISASYNTKDKHYAVDITVAKDTPIKATADGVVIFSEWTASTGYVLILEHSHDLISIYKHCSALTKVQGDLVKAGEVIATAGNTGELSTGPHLHFELWNDGYPINPTNFIDFK; via the coding sequence ATGGCTGAAACAAAAAAGAAACAAAAAAGAAGAATAAGAAAACTACTGGATAAATACCGGTTAGTGATTCTTAATGAAAATACTTTTGAAGAGCGTTTGTCTTTCAAATTGACGCGTTTAAACGTATTTGTTATGGGGTCACTTGTTGCGGTGTTTTTTATTTCGGTAACCTATCTTATTATCGCACTAACGCCATTGCGCGAATATATTCCAGGGTATTCTTCTACAGCATTGAAAAAGAAAGCCACCGAACTTAGTTATAAAACCGATTCTTTACAACAGGTCATTCTTATGAATGATCGCTACTATAGTTCTATAAAAAAAGTATTAACAGGCGATGTGAGTCAGGTCGATTTTAATAGAGACTCTATAATTAATGCTGTTAAAATTGAAGCTAGTGAGGTGGATTTAAATCCGATTGCCGAGGATTCTATTTTGCGTCAGAAAGTAGATAAAGAAGATAAATACAATTTGTTCGAATCGGCAACATCGTCAACCAACTTTGTATTGTTTCCGCCTGTTAGTGGAGCGATAAGTGCATCGTATAATACAAAAGACAAGCATTATGCTGTAGATATTACTGTGGCGAAGGATACACCAATAAAAGCCACTGCCGATGGCGTTGTTATTTTTTCAGAATGGACGGCTAGTACAGGTTATGTGTTGATTTTAGAACATAGTCACGACTTAATATCTATTTATAAACATTGTTCGGCTTTAACTAAAGTGCAGGGCGATTTAGTAAAAGCAGGTGAAGTTATCGCTACCGCAGGAAATACTGGAGAATTATCAACAGGACCACATTTGCATTTTGAACTTTGGAACGATGGAT
- the lepA gene encoding translation elongation factor 4 → MKHIRNFCIIAHIDHGKSTLADRLLDHTGSVTAREKQDQLLDNMDLERERGITIKSHAIQMDYEYQGEKYVLNLIDTPGHVDFSYEVSRSIAACEGALLIVDAAQSIQAQTISNLYLALENDLEIIPVLNKVDLPSANPEEVTDDIVDLLGCDPEEVIHASGKTGFGVDDILAAIIERIPAPKGDPNAPLQALIFDSVYNTFRGIETYFRVFNGEIKKGQKIKFVATNKEYFADEVGTLKLTQVAKQSVKAGDVGYLITGIKTAKEVKVGDTITDFAKPTTNIVEGFEDVKPMVFAGIYPVDTEDYEELRNSMEKLQLNDASLVFAPESSAALGFGFRCGFLGMLHMEIIQERLEREFDMTVITTVPNVSYHAFTNKNPDEAFVVNNPSDLPDPSTVNRVEEPYIKATIITKADFVGNVMSLCIEKRGNIINQTYLTPERVELIFEMPLAEIVFDFYDRLKTVSKGYASFDYSPIGMKVSKLVRLDILLNAQPVDALSALIHADNAQTIGRKMCEKLRELIPRQQFDIPIQAAIGAKIISRETIKALRKDVTAKCYGGDISRKRKLLEKQKKGKKRMRQVGNVEIPQQAFMAVLKLND, encoded by the coding sequence ATGAAGCACATTAGAAATTTTTGCATTATTGCACATATAGATCACGGTAAGAGCACCTTAGCCGATCGATTATTAGATCATACAGGTTCGGTAACCGCCAGAGAAAAACAAGACCAATTGTTAGACAATATGGACTTGGAACGCGAGCGTGGTATTACCATTAAGTCGCATGCCATCCAAATGGATTATGAATATCAAGGTGAAAAATACGTTTTGAACCTAATTGATACACCGGGTCACGTCGATTTCTCTTATGAAGTTTCTCGATCTATTGCTGCCTGTGAAGGCGCTTTACTTATTGTAGATGCCGCTCAAAGCATACAAGCACAAACCATTTCTAATCTGTATTTAGCTTTAGAAAATGATTTGGAAATTATTCCAGTACTTAATAAAGTTGATTTACCCAGTGCAAACCCAGAAGAAGTAACCGATGATATCGTAGATTTATTAGGCTGCGATCCAGAAGAAGTGATACATGCTAGTGGTAAAACAGGTTTTGGAGTTGACGATATTTTAGCTGCCATTATAGAACGTATTCCGGCGCCAAAAGGTGACCCTAATGCGCCTCTACAGGCCTTAATTTTCGACTCGGTTTACAATACGTTTAGAGGTATTGAAACCTATTTCAGAGTTTTTAATGGTGAAATTAAAAAAGGACAAAAAATTAAATTCGTTGCTACCAACAAAGAATATTTTGCCGATGAAGTTGGTACTTTAAAACTAACTCAAGTAGCCAAACAAAGTGTAAAAGCGGGTGATGTTGGTTATCTAATTACAGGTATTAAAACAGCTAAAGAAGTAAAAGTTGGTGATACCATTACCGATTTCGCCAAACCAACTACCAATATTGTTGAAGGTTTCGAGGATGTAAAACCAATGGTTTTCGCTGGAATTTACCCTGTTGATACCGAAGATTACGAAGAGCTTCGTAACTCTATGGAAAAACTGCAGTTAAACGATGCGTCGTTAGTATTTGCTCCAGAAAGTTCGGCGGCTTTAGGTTTTGGTTTCCGTTGTGGTTTCTTAGGCATGCTACACATGGAAATTATTCAAGAACGTTTAGAACGTGAGTTTGATATGACGGTAATCACTACGGTTCCCAACGTATCTTACCACGCGTTTACAAACAAAAATCCAGATGAAGCTTTTGTAGTAAACAACCCTTCCGATTTACCAGATCCTTCAACCGTTAACCGAGTAGAAGAACCTTATATTAAAGCAACCATAATTACCAAAGCCGATTTTGTAGGTAATGTGATGTCGCTTTGTATTGAAAAACGTGGTAACATTATAAATCAGACCTATTTAACACCAGAGCGTGTTGAATTAATTTTTGAAATGCCTCTTGCAGAAATTGTATTCGATTTTTACGATAGACTCAAAACGGTATCTAAAGGCTACGCGTCATTCGACTATTCACCAATTGGTATGAAAGTTTCAAAATTAGTGCGTTTAGACATCTTATTAAACGCCCAACCTGTTGATGCGCTTTCAGCATTAATTCACGCCGATAATGCACAAACCATCGGACGAAAAATGTGTGAAAAATTAAGAGAATTAATTCCGCGTCAGCAATTTGATATTCCTATACAAGCTGCTATTGGTGCTAAAATTATTTCTCGTGAAACCATAAAAGCCTTACGAAAAGATGTAACAGCTAAATGTTACGGTGGCGATATTTCGCGTAAACGTAAATTACTTGAAAAGCAGAAAAAAGGTAAAAAACGTATGCGCCAAGTTGGTAATGTTGAAATTCCACAACAAGCATTTATGGCTGTTCTTAAATTGAACGACTAA
- the dusB gene encoding tRNA dihydrouridine synthase DusB gives MVKIDNIELPDFPLLLAPMEDVSDPPFRALCKEQGADLVYTEFVSSEGLIRNAAKSVMKLDIYEKERPVGIQIFGANLDSMLQTIDIVAESKPDIIDINFGCPVKKVVSKGAGAGILKDVCLMEQLTAEMVKRTNIPITVKTRLGWDHDSIRIVEVAERLQDVGCKAISIHGRTRAQMYKGEADWKPIREVKNNPRMHIPVFGNGDVDSPEKAMLMRDEFGLDGCMIGRASIGNPWFFKQVKHFFETGEHLAPISLEARVEAARRHLQMAIDWKGETLGVFETRRHYTNYFKGIPHFKDYRMKMVTSDHSEDVFAAFDEVLGKFAGYQFTE, from the coding sequence TTGGTAAAAATAGACAACATAGAACTTCCAGATTTTCCATTGCTTTTAGCACCTATGGAAGATGTTAGCGACCCACCTTTTCGAGCTTTGTGTAAAGAACAGGGGGCCGATTTGGTATATACCGAATTTGTTTCTAGCGAAGGCTTAATTCGTAATGCGGCTAAAAGCGTTATGAAGCTAGATATTTATGAGAAAGAGCGCCCTGTGGGGATCCAGATTTTCGGAGCTAATTTGGATAGCATGTTACAAACCATAGATATTGTAGCCGAATCTAAACCCGATATCATAGATATTAATTTTGGTTGTCCCGTAAAAAAAGTAGTAAGTAAAGGTGCGGGTGCAGGTATTTTAAAAGATGTGTGTCTTATGGAGCAACTTACCGCCGAAATGGTAAAACGCACCAATATTCCTATTACCGTAAAAACCCGCTTAGGTTGGGATCATGACTCGATAAGAATTGTGGAGGTTGCCGAGCGTTTACAGGATGTAGGCTGTAAAGCTATTTCCATTCATGGGCGCACGCGAGCCCAGATGTATAAAGGTGAAGCCGATTGGAAACCTATTAGGGAGGTGAAAAACAACCCACGAATGCATATTCCAGTTTTTGGAAATGGTGATGTGGATTCTCCAGAAAAAGCGATGCTTATGCGCGATGAATTTGGTTTAGATGGTTGTATGATTGGGCGTGCTAGTATTGGAAATCCATGGTTTTTCAAGCAAGTGAAACACTTTTTTGAAACCGGCGAGCATTTAGCCCCAATTTCTTTAGAAGCACGTGTGGAAGCTGCACGCCGACATTTACAAATGGCTATCGATTGGAAAGGAGAAACTTTAGGTGTTTTTGAAACTCGAAGACATTATACCAATTATTTTAAAGGTATTCCGCATTTTAAAGATTATCGAATGAAAATGGTAACTTCAGACCATTCCGAAGATGTTTTTGCTGCCTTCGATGAGGTTTTAGGGAAGTTTGCAGGGTACCAGTTTACAGAGTAA
- a CDS encoding phosphoglycerate kinase has product MKTLNDFDFKNKKALIRVDFNVPLNEQFEVTDATRIVSAKPTIIKILEDGGSCILMSHLGRPKGFQDEFSLKHIVGKVEEVLGVELKFIADCIGDEAEAAANSLEPGQVLLLENLRFYKEETAGDKAFAEKLSKLGDIYVNDAFGTAHRAHASTTIVAQFFEGKKCFGSLLAQEIESIQKVMQTGEKPVLAILGGAKVSSKITIIENILDKVDHLIIGGGMAFTFVKAQGGKIGNSICEDDKMPLALEILEQAKAKNVQVHIPVDTVAADAFSNDANKQIVDIYAIPDGWEGVDAGPKSIAAFDKVVQESKTILWNGPLGVFEMESFANGTIELGNSIAEATKNGAFSLVGGGDSVAAVKQFGFEDKVSYVSTGGGAMLESLEGKTLPGIAAILE; this is encoded by the coding sequence ATGAAAACGTTAAACGATTTTGATTTCAAAAATAAAAAAGCCTTAATTCGAGTAGATTTTAATGTGCCATTAAATGAGCAATTTGAGGTTACAGATGCCACTAGAATTGTATCTGCAAAACCAACCATAATCAAAATTTTAGAAGATGGAGGGAGTTGTATTTTAATGTCGCACTTAGGGCGTCCAAAAGGATTTCAGGATGAGTTTTCATTAAAACATATTGTTGGAAAGGTTGAGGAAGTTTTAGGTGTAGAATTAAAGTTTATTGCCGATTGTATTGGTGATGAGGCTGAAGCAGCAGCTAATAGCCTAGAACCAGGTCAAGTTTTATTATTAGAGAACTTACGTTTTTATAAAGAAGAAACTGCAGGAGATAAGGCTTTCGCCGAAAAATTATCAAAATTAGGTGATATTTATGTGAATGATGCCTTTGGTACAGCACATAGAGCGCATGCTTCAACAACCATTGTCGCACAGTTTTTTGAAGGTAAAAAATGTTTCGGAAGCTTATTAGCACAAGAAATTGAAAGTATTCAAAAAGTTATGCAAACTGGAGAAAAACCAGTGTTAGCGATTCTTGGTGGTGCTAAAGTGTCTTCTAAAATTACCATTATCGAAAATATTTTAGACAAAGTAGATCACCTTATCATTGGTGGGGGAATGGCCTTTACTTTTGTTAAAGCTCAAGGCGGAAAAATAGGAAACTCTATTTGTGAAGATGATAAAATGCCTTTGGCTTTGGAGATTTTAGAACAAGCTAAAGCTAAAAACGTACAAGTTCATATTCCTGTTGATACTGTAGCAGCCGATGCTTTTAGTAATGATGCTAATAAACAAATTGTTGATATTTATGCCATTCCTGATGGTTGGGAAGGTGTAGATGCCGGACCAAAATCTATCGCAGCTTTTGATAAAGTAGTTCAGGAGTCTAAAACCATTTTATGGAACGGTCCGTTAGGGGTTTTCGAAATGGAATCTTTTGCAAATGGTACTATAGAGTTAGGAAATTCGATTGCAGAAGCGACTAAAAACGGAGCTTTTTCACTTGTAGGTGGAGGCGATTCGGTAGCTGCTGTAAAGCAATTCGGATTTGAAGATAAAGTAAGTTATGTAAGTACAGGTGGTGGAGCCATGCTTGAGAGTTTAGAGGGTAAAACCTTACCAGGAATTGCTGCCATTTTAGAATAA
- the tatA gene encoding twin-arginine translocase TatA/TatE family subunit: MNLHMLPLAIGPWQIALIVVVVLLLFGGKKIPELMRGLGSGIKEFKDASKEEEEDPKIEKKD, translated from the coding sequence ATGAACTTACATATGTTACCATTAGCCATCGGACCTTGGCAAATAGCCTTAATTGTGGTGGTTGTTTTACTTTTATTTGGAGGTAAAAAAATTCCTGAATTGATGCGTGGTTTAGGTAGTGGCATCAAAGAATTTAAAGATGCTAGCAAAGAAGAAGAAGAAGACCCTAAAATCGAGAAAAAAGACTAA
- a CDS encoding GEVED domain-containing protein, producing MSYYGGFCGFEFTPGQYSAMVAGFEQWHTGYIGNGQTTNTPTAMKITNMDGYDELSWTNGANQTGTLIEYSSDGGTSWNVMLGTLASENKIILSNVLASTNYKLRARHLNSKTYSTILDYTPAANHPEKPLVVNRDLDFLPGIGEFTVANTSINNTSNTNNTFSITTYPTTPEFFTGGTYNATLKIMTNTSGSGGNAFFLIYLDENGDGDFDDPGELKFQNPDNQLKFTVNTSFTVSTNATEGFTRLRVRSTYQSSTASPTFYYNFSETEDYVVKLVKEQPPALADTYNSTTSQVELTWTDPANTSKFDIERSTDGVTFTKIASTTDGTVKNYNDTTVPPNTQVEYRVKKEAGTTYSNVVSINTPNTSTNYCPPMSTLGCENNYGITKLSIPAIGFENDSSGNCGITSAGYSDYYSTKTMNLTPGSTYTINRENTGYGPQGYFAVFLDSNQDGTFNYTVANQSSASIQITIPADATNGETRIRFRSYFNPITDACADANFGETEDYKVIISGGKESPVINAMANNATDTSLDLSWDIPSGASPTGFQINSSTDGTTFAPLTSLGASIRSYKASGLTINTKYYFQIIATGSQNSDPKLVWGTTTGALEVEDIMAQSVKIYPNPSTKGKIHIKTTKALNSIKILDLRGALIKEIKNLKLNTQNEYIIENLSKGFNILLLNAEGQNIVKKVIIN from the coding sequence ATGTCTTACTACGGCGGGTTTTGTGGTTTTGAGTTCACTCCTGGCCAATATAGCGCCATGGTTGCTGGTTTCGAGCAGTGGCATACAGGATATATAGGAAATGGCCAAACAACCAATACGCCTACAGCCATGAAAATTACTAACATGGATGGTTACGATGAACTTTCATGGACCAACGGCGCCAACCAAACAGGGACTTTAATTGAATATTCTTCTGATGGCGGAACATCCTGGAATGTGATGCTTGGAACTTTAGCTTCAGAAAACAAAATTATTCTTTCTAATGTTTTAGCAAGCACAAACTATAAATTAAGAGCAAGACACCTAAACAGTAAAACGTATTCTACCATTTTAGATTATACGCCGGCCGCAAATCATCCTGAAAAACCATTAGTGGTAAACAGAGATTTAGACTTTTTACCTGGCATTGGTGAGTTTACTGTGGCAAATACTTCGATTAACAATACATCGAACACTAACAACACATTTTCTATAACAACATATCCAACTACTCCCGAATTTTTTACTGGAGGCACCTATAACGCGACCTTAAAAATTATGACAAATACTTCTGGGTCGGGAGGCAACGCTTTTTTTCTTATTTATTTAGATGAAAATGGCGATGGAGACTTTGACGACCCCGGTGAATTAAAATTTCAAAACCCCGACAACCAATTAAAATTTACGGTTAACACATCTTTTACAGTTAGTACCAATGCTACCGAAGGGTTTACGAGGTTAAGAGTAAGGAGTACTTATCAAAGTTCGACCGCAAGTCCAACCTTTTATTATAACTTTAGTGAAACTGAAGATTACGTGGTTAAACTTGTTAAGGAACAACCTCCTGCACTGGCTGATACTTATAATAGCACGACAAGTCAAGTTGAATTAACATGGACAGACCCTGCAAATACAAGTAAATTTGATATTGAACGCAGCACAGATGGTGTTACTTTTACAAAAATTGCAAGTACTACCGATGGCACTGTAAAAAACTATAACGACACAACTGTACCTCCAAATACACAGGTAGAATATCGTGTAAAAAAGGAAGCTGGCACAACTTATAGTAACGTAGTTTCAATTAATACACCAAACACCAGCACCAACTACTGCCCTCCCATGAGCACACTAGGATGTGAAAACAACTACGGCATCACTAAATTAAGCATCCCGGCTATTGGTTTTGAAAACGATAGCAGTGGCAATTGCGGAATTACCTCTGCAGGATATTCAGACTATTATAGCACAAAAACCATGAATTTAACGCCTGGCAGCACTTATACCATAAATAGAGAAAATACGGGTTATGGACCACAAGGGTATTTCGCTGTTTTTTTAGACAGCAATCAAGACGGCACTTTTAACTATACCGTCGCAAACCAAAGTTCGGCATCCATTCAAATCACCATCCCAGCCGATGCTACGAATGGTGAAACCAGAATAAGATTTAGATCGTATTTTAATCCAATAACCGATGCTTGTGCCGATGCTAATTTTGGCGAAACCGAAGATTATAAAGTTATTATTTCTGGAGGAAAAGAATCGCCTGTTATTAATGCAATGGCCAACAATGCCACCGACACTTCATTAGATTTAAGTTGGGATATTCCTTCTGGAGCTAGTCCGACAGGATTTCAAATAAACAGTTCAACCGACGGCACAACCTTTGCACCGTTAACAAGTCTTGGAGCTTCAATAAGAAGTTATAAAGCATCTGGATTAACAATAAATACGAAATATTACTTTCAAATTATTGCCACGGGCTCACAAAACTCCGATCCCAAACTGGTTTGGGGTACCACCACAGGTGCGCTTGAGGTTGAAGATATCATGGCTCAATCGGTTAAAATCTATCCGAATCCCTCCACCAAGGGAAAAATTCATATAAAAACGACCAAAGCATTAAATTCAATAAAAATTCTAGATTTAAGAGGCGCTTTAATTAAAGAGATTAAAAATCTAAAATTAAATACCCAAAACGAATATATTATTGAAAATTTAAGCAAAGGTTTCAACATCTTATTATTAAATGCGGAAGGCCAAAACATCGTAAAAAAGGTAATTATAAATTAA
- a CDS encoding lytic transglycosylase domain-containing protein, producing the protein MAFRFFTLLVFLNIGTGFSQVPDSISLQNHIIKDSSKVRSTVVKDTLLDSRQAVAKRVAVDSFSIKNLKDHELAAQFDAKWHDELFNNNLYDTISKSIAELDYEPVIYTELPTDTLKARLKALNARTPFNVEYNPALESVIKSYLKNRPKTLQRLINLSAFYFPMFEAELDKHDIPLEIKYLAVVESALKPRAKSRVGATGLWQFMFTTGKMYGLNVSSYVDERSDPIMSTEAAAKYLSKLYKIFGDWDLALAAYNSGPGNVTKAIRRSGGYQNYWNIRHNLPRETAGYLPAFLANMYIFEYAQEHGFKQVKPEIAYFQTDTVKVKHMITLDQVSEVTGTSIEELQFLNPSYKLDIIPYLKEEDYVLRLPLDVIGDFVNNEDEIYAYAKAEFNKREKPLPQFSKASDKITYRVKSGDYLGKISRKYGVRISDLKRWNGLRSNNIDIGQRLTIYPKRPHTSTKSATASTNKAATTKRLSGPVSTYTVKQGDSLWSISQKFSGVSVQNIIDWNGISGTKLKPGMKLKISKG; encoded by the coding sequence ATGGCATTTCGTTTTTTTACACTTTTAGTTTTTCTAAATATAGGCACAGGTTTTTCTCAAGTGCCAGATTCAATTTCTCTTCAAAATCATATTATAAAAGACAGCTCTAAAGTTAGGAGTACTGTTGTTAAAGACACTTTATTGGATAGCAGGCAGGCCGTTGCAAAAAGGGTTGCTGTAGATAGTTTTTCTATAAAAAACTTAAAAGATCACGAATTGGCCGCACAATTTGATGCGAAATGGCATGATGAGTTGTTTAATAATAATCTGTACGACACGATTTCTAAATCGATTGCAGAGCTCGATTATGAGCCTGTAATTTATACAGAATTGCCTACCGATACACTTAAAGCTCGTTTAAAGGCGCTTAATGCAAGAACACCTTTTAATGTAGAATATAACCCAGCTTTAGAAAGTGTAATTAAATCTTATTTAAAAAACAGGCCCAAAACATTACAAAGACTTATCAATTTAAGTGCTTTTTATTTTCCAATGTTTGAGGCTGAGTTAGACAAACACGATATCCCATTAGAGATAAAATATTTAGCCGTTGTAGAATCGGCATTAAAACCTAGGGCGAAATCTAGAGTAGGAGCAACAGGATTATGGCAATTTATGTTTACTACAGGTAAAATGTATGGCTTAAATGTAAGTAGTTATGTTGATGAGCGTAGCGACCCCATTATGTCTACCGAGGCAGCAGCCAAATATTTGTCTAAACTTTATAAGATATTTGGTGATTGGGATCTGGCTTTAGCGGCCTATAATTCGGGGCCTGGTAATGTTACCAAAGCTATACGTCGTTCGGGAGGGTATCAAAATTATTGGAATATTCGTCATAATTTACCAAGAGAAACTGCTGGATACTTGCCGGCCTTTTTAGCGAATATGTATATTTTTGAATATGCTCAAGAACATGGGTTTAAACAGGTCAAGCCCGAAATTGCTTATTTTCAAACCGATACCGTAAAAGTGAAGCATATGATTACACTCGATCAGGTTTCTGAAGTTACAGGAACATCTATTGAAGAGCTTCAGTTTTTAAACCCATCTTATAAATTAGATATTATTCCGTATTTAAAAGAAGAAGATTATGTATTGCGTTTACCACTTGATGTGATAGGTGATTTTGTAAATAATGAAGATGAGATATATGCTTATGCAAAAGCTGAATTTAATAAACGCGAAAAGCCACTGCCTCAATTTTCAAAGGCCAGTGATAAAATTACTTATCGTGTAAAATCTGGCGATTATCTTGGTAAAATTTCTAGAAAATATGGTGTTCGAATAAGTGACTTAAAGCGCTGGAACGGTTTAAGAAGTAACAATATTGATATCGGACAACGTTTAACCATATATCCTAAAAGACCACATACGAGCACCAAGAGTGCTACAGCAAGTACAAATAAAGCCGCTACAACAAAGCGTTTATCTGGTCCAGTATCAACCTATACTGTAAAACAAGGAGACTCGCTTTGGAGTATTTCTCAAAAATTTTCAGGAGTTTCTGTGCAAAATATTATAGATTGGAACGGTATTAGTGGGACTAAATTAAAACCTGGGATGAAATTAAAAATTTCAAAAGGATAA
- a CDS encoding DUF4837 family protein — translation MRNMMCSVIVLLLLSSCGKTEKKADDEFLPDASGAINNVSVVTENDYWDGRVGDAIRSVLTKPIYGLPQDEPMFSISQIPPSVFSGFATKNRTVLIIKPNKEQGFEVLSNVYAKPQKVIVVSGTTREEIIEELTKNESQIINTFRQEELAERQRQMKKSPHTFKSIKEKLGLSIQFASIYRKATETDNFFWFRKDITTGTNNLMIYELPFDAIKRNDSVVKQIIKIRDSIGKAYIQGPLEGSYMVTEDAYAPFIVETPINNKPALETRGIWDVKNAFMGGPFINYAIEDSKNNRWVVIEGFSFAPSVEKRNYMLELESIIRSVKIE, via the coding sequence ATGAGAAACATGATGTGTTCAGTAATCGTTCTATTGTTACTTAGTTCTTGTGGGAAAACTGAAAAAAAGGCTGATGATGAATTTCTTCCTGATGCTTCAGGAGCCATTAATAACGTATCGGTAGTTACCGAAAATGATTATTGGGATGGTCGCGTGGGTGATGCCATTCGATCGGTATTAACAAAACCTATTTATGGCCTACCACAAGACGAACCTATGTTTAGTATTAGCCAGATTCCACCATCTGTTTTTTCCGGTTTTGCCACAAAAAACAGAACGGTTTTAATCATTAAACCTAATAAGGAGCAAGGTTTTGAGGTTTTAAGCAATGTATACGCTAAGCCACAAAAAGTGATTGTTGTTTCTGGAACGACTAGAGAGGAAATTATAGAAGAGCTCACTAAAAATGAATCTCAAATTATAAACACTTTTAGACAAGAAGAATTAGCCGAGCGTCAACGTCAAATGAAAAAATCGCCACATACTTTTAAGTCTATAAAGGAAAAGTTAGGCTTAAGTATACAATTTGCTTCAATTTATAGAAAGGCTACCGAAACCGATAACTTTTTCTGGTTTAGAAAAGATATTACCACAGGAACAAATAATTTAATGATTTATGAGTTGCCTTTTGATGCCATTAAAAGGAACGATAGTGTGGTAAAACAAATTATTAAAATTAGAGATTCCATTGGAAAAGCATACATTCAAGGGCCTTTAGAAGGGTCTTATATGGTTACAGAAGACGCCTATGCTCCATTTATAGTAGAGACGCCTATAAATAACAAACCAGCATTAGAAACTCGAGGTATTTGGGATGTTAAAAATGCTTTTATGGGCGGACCGTTTATCAATTATGCTATTGAAGACAGCAAAAACAACCGTTGGGTGGTTATTGAAGGTTTTTCTTTTGCGCCTTCAGTTGAGAAAAGAAACTACATGTTAGAATTGGAATCAATTATCCGTTCGGTTAAAATTGAATAA